Proteins from a genomic interval of Lycium ferocissimum isolate CSIRO_LF1 chromosome 2, AGI_CSIRO_Lferr_CH_V1, whole genome shotgun sequence:
- the LOC132046551 gene encoding gibberellin 2-beta-dioxygenase 1-like, which produces MVVLTKPTIEHFPIINCKAPSFFNDIPVIDLSKPDSKNLIVKACEEFGFFKVINHDVPIEFISKLESEAIKFFSSPLSEKLKTGPADPFGYGNKKIGRNGDIGWVEYILLSTNSEFNYLKFASILGVNPENIRAAVNDYVSAVKKMSCEILEMLTEGLKIHPKNVFSKLLMDEKSDSVFRLNHYPPCPEIEEFNGKNMIGFGEHTDPQIISVLRSNNTSGLQILLKNGHWISVPPDQSSFFFNVGDSLQVMTNGRFKSVKHRVLANSVKSRLSMIYFGGPPLTEKIAPLPSLIEGKDSLYKEFTWFEYKKSAYKSRLADNRLVLFEKNLQ; this is translated from the exons ATGGTGGTCTTAACAAAACCTACCATTGAGCACTTTCCCATAATCAACTGCAAAGCCCCTTCATTCTTCAATGATATTCCAGTGATAGACCTCTCTAAACCCGACTCAAAAAACCTCATTGTTAAGGCCTGTGAAGAATTTGGATTCTTCAAAGTGATAAATCATGATGTCCCTATTGAATTCATAAGTAAACTTGAATCTGAAGCCATCAAATTCTTCTCATCTCCCCTCTCTGAAAAACTAAAAACAGGTCCTGCTGACCCTTTTGGCTATGGCAACAAAAAGATTGGACGGAATGGCGATATTGGTTGGGTCGAATACATTCTCCTTTCAACAAACTCTGAATTCAATTACCTCAAATTCGCATCTATATTAGGTGTAAATCCAGAAAACATTCG GGCTGCAGTAAATGATTATGTGTCAGCGGTGAAGAAAATGTCGTGCGAGATTCTTGAAATGCTGACAGAGGGATTAAAGATTCATCCTAAGAATGTTTTCAGTAAGCTATTAATGGACGAAAAAAGTGACTCTGTTTTCAGGCTCAATCACTATCCACCATGTCCTGAGATTGAAGAATTCAATGGAAAAAATATGATTGGATTTGGAGAGCATACTGACCCACAAATCATATCTGTATTAAGATCCAACAACACTTCCGGCCTTCAAATTTTACTAAAAAATGGCCACTGGATTTCTGTCCCACCTGATCAgagttcttttttcttcaatgtTGGTGACTCATTGCAG GTGATGACTAATGGAAGGTTTAAGAGTGTGAAGCATAGGGTATTGGCAAACAGTGTGAAATCAAGACTATCAATGATATATTTTGGAGGACCACCCTTGACTGAAAAGATAGCACCTTTGCCATCACTAATAGAAGGAAAAGACAGTTTGTACAAAGAGTTTACGTGGTTTGAGTACAAAAAATCTGCGTACAAGAGCAGGCTGGCTGATAATAGGTTGGTCCTATTTGAGAAAAACTTACAATGA